The sequence AGTTATTCTATTCCTTTTTATATATTCATTAGTATAATTAAAGGAAATACTTTCATTTCCTCGAAAACTAACCTTCCAAAAACTTTTAATATCAGACCACAAGTAGTTCTTTTTGTGAAACAGTGTTTTTTCTTCAAATCCTTCTTCATATAATTTCAAATAAGAAACATTTGTGACAAACTGTATTAAAAAAGCAGCAGCTACAAATCCGAAAAATGAAATACATAACCAACCCATAAATGGTTTTTTTTCTAGTGTGTAATAACCTCCAACAACAAAAACTAATGAAAGAAGAAAAAACATAAAGTCTTTCTCCCTATTTCTTCTAAATATTTCGAATTCGTTTTTCATAATGTGTTACAACGTCAGTTTGTCTAAAATCCTTCGTTCATATTTATTAGTAGTAAAGCAAAAATAGCTGATTTAAGTTATACAAACAAAGTCTGTTTTTGCCAAACTTTGGTTTCCAATATATTTTATAATTCAGTACATTGAAATAACTGTAGAACAGCTGTAGCTGTTAGTGTAGATTTTTTAATTCAGTTAGTTCATTAATCATTTTGGAAAAAGTAGTTGGGTCAATTTCAAATTCCACTCTTATATAATCTGAATAGTCTTTTTGATAGGTACTACTTTTTCGATTTTCAACTCAACAGATAAATGTCCGAGATTATCAATATTTCGAAATCTTAAATAAATTATATTTCTGATTATCAATTAGTCTATTTAAATATTTGGAAAATAAAATCACAAATCCTATTGCTAAAAAAAAGCTACCTGAAGTCAAAAAACTAATTAGCAAATCATCTATAAAGTATCCAGGAGAAAAATATTTTTTAATAGTATATAAACCAAAAAAATCAAAGTGACTTAAAAAAAAACTTAAAATTAAAACGATAAGACTATTCCAAACAGACCATTTTCTCTTTACAGAAATCAAAATTGAAATTATAAATACAACAATAATTGCTATTAAACTTGAAATGAAAGCTGAAGAGTTAAAATTCCACATGTCTATAATTGTTATACCGTAATCTTCAGCGTTTTTTAAAACATTTTCAACACCATTTTCAGATGTAAGTTTAAAAACTCTAATATTATAAATAGCAGCGTAAAATTGAAATGAAAATATGAAAAAACAGGTAGCAATAAAGTGTAAAATAATTTGTAAATAATTGATTCTTTTCATTTTAATTTCGTTTTTTTTGAGTACTACTGCTAACTGGTTTATAGGTCTGATTATGTCAGACTTTTTTTAATATTCAATAATAATAAATTGTAACAAATCGTCAAAAGATTTTTTTCTTCTCAGGCCCCCACTGCACAAAGTCTCCTACTTTAAGCTAAATTATAAAAAATAATTTATTTAAATACTTGATAAATGAAGACTCTTTTGTTTAGCAAATTAACTAGAAACTGTATTAATTAGACCTCAAACAAAGTTAGGAGACTTTGATGAGCTGGGGCAAAGCGGATGTATGAACTCCTTTATAAAAAACAATAAGCCGTGAATAAAACTAATAAAATAGGCTCCTAATTTCTCTGCAAATTTATATTTCCTACTCATTTTATAAAATAACAAAATTATTGAAACCTATTTAGCCTGATTTTTTTGTAGGCACTAGCAAGATGCCCGCGCTATCTGGGCAAATCTCTGTATCTCTGTATCTCTTTATCTATTTTTTATTCTGGGAATCGTCCAAATTTATTTATTTCTTCCAATGAATCATCCCAACTTGCTTTGTTTGAGATAAAAATATGTGCATTAGGTCGTTTTTCTAATTTTGTATCTAAACATCCTGCAGGAACTACTAAAAGTTTACCGTCCATTTGTAAATTGGGAAGAGCTGAACCACAATTTGTACAAAAGGCTTTCACATGATTACTCTTATGTGGTTGAAATATTTTAATTTCAGTTTCCGTTTTTATCCATTCAAGTTTAGCTGTAGTGGAAAACAAATTTGCAGCATGAGCGGACCCTGTGTCTTTCCTACAATATCTGCAATGGCATAAATAAAAACTCTCAAAGTCACCTATAACTTTAAATTTAATTCCTTTGCATAAACAAGAACCCAAGTATTCCATTTGATAAGTCCCTTTCTAAAATTATGATTTTAGTTGATTTTTTTTCTCGCTTACACTTTCCAATCTTTTCTTTAAGCAGCTAGCATCTCTCAGTTAAATTAAGCACAACTCGTTTATATGTATTATGAGTGCTCTATTTCATATGTTTTCAAATATATAAAATTTTGTTTACAAATCGTTAAAGAATATTTTTCTACTTAGAC is a genomic window of Flavobacterium jumunjinense containing:
- a CDS encoding STM3941 family protein, whose product is MKNEFEIFRRNREKDFMFFLLSLVFVVGGYYTLEKKPFMGWLCISFFGFVAAAFLIQFVTNVSYLKLYEEGFEEKTLFHKKNYLWSDIKSFWKVSFRGNESISFNYTNEYIKRNRITSIFSSRTHGRVTSSHTIETDDLLKLMKNYKRRCK
- a CDS encoding GFA family protein; protein product: MEYLGSCLCKGIKFKVIGDFESFYLCHCRYCRKDTGSAHAANLFSTTAKLEWIKTETEIKIFQPHKSNHVKAFCTNCGSALPNLQMDGKLLVVPAGCLDTKLEKRPNAHIFISNKASWDDSLEEINKFGRFPE